The nucleotide window GTTTCGAGCCGATCATTCCGGGCTTTCGTCATGTGCCGTTCAACGATCTGGACGCCGTCCGCGCAGCGCTGTCGCCCGCCACGGCGGCGGTGCTCATCGAGGGCATCCAGGGCGAGGGTGGCATCACGCCGGCGACGGCCGCGTACCTCGCGGGGCTTCGACGCCTGTGCGACGAGCACCGGCTGCTGCTCCTGATGGACTCGGTCCAGTGCGGCCATTTCCGCACCGGGCGGTTCCAGAGCTTCCAGCGGATCCTGGAGGGATTTTCCGGTGCGGAGGCGTTCCTTCCGGACGGCATCTCCATGGCCAAGTCCCTGGGCGGCGGGTTTCCGATCGGGGCGTTCTGGGTGCGGTCCGAGGCGCAGGGCGTGCCGCTGGCGGATCTCTTCGGTCCCGGGACCCACGGGACCACCTACGGGGGCGGCCCGCTGGGCTGTGCCGTCGCGTTGCGGATTCTGGACGTCATCGAGCGGGAGGGCCTTGCGGCGCATGTGCGCACGACGGGCGACTGGATTCAGGCGCAGCTCGGGGAGCTTGCCACGGCGTTTCCCGGAGTTGTCCACGGAGTCCGGGGCCTTGGGTTCATGCTGGGACTCGAGCTGCGTTCGCGTGAGGAGATCCCTGCGTTTGCGCGGGACGAACGGCCCGCGAGCACGCAGCTGGTGCTCCGGCTCCAGGAGGCGGGGGTGCTTACGATTCCAAGCGGCGCCCGGGTGGTCCGGCTGCTGCCCGCCTTGAACCTGTCCCGGGCGCAGGCTGAGGAAGGGATCACCCTGCTGAAGCAGGTGGTGGGCGCCTGTGCCTGAGCTTGAGCCCGGGCCCCGGCGATTGGGGCCATCGCCGGTCAACTTCCGTCTCGCCCGGCGGTGTCCTCCTCAAATAGCCTCCGGGTTCCGTCTGTGAGCCATCCTTTCCAGTTGATCCGTTGCCACCGCGGCGTGCCGTCCGGGACGGGGCCCCGGTTTTCCCAATGACCTCCGCCGAGATCCGACAGTCCTTCCTGGAGTTCTTCCGGTCGAAGCAACACACGATCGTGCCCGGCGCGAGCCTGATGCCCGGCAGCCCGAACCTGTTGTTCACCAATGCCGGGATGAACCAGTTCGTGCCCATCTTTCTTGGCGAACGTGCGGCCGATGTGTCCCGCTGGGCCGGCGCGGTGCCGGGGAGCGATACGCGGGCGACGGACACCCAGAAATGCATCCGGGCCGGGGGCAAGCACAACGACCTCGATGATGTGGGGCTCGACACCTACCACCACACGTTCTTCGAGATGCTCGGGAACTGGTCGTTCGGGGACTACTTCAAGCGGGAGGCGATTGAGTGGGCCTGGGAACTGGTGGTGGAGCGCTGGAAGTTTCCGGCGGAACGTCTTTACGCCACCATCTACCAGCCGGATGTGGCGCAGGGTGACCCGGGCGGGCGCGACGAGGAGGCGTGGAATTGCTGGGCGGAGCGGTTTCGCTCCCGCGGACTCGACCCGGAGGTCCACATCGTCAATGGCGGCCGGAAGGACAACTTCTGGATGATGGGGGAAACGGGGCCGTGCGGCCCGTGCTCGGAACTGCACGTGGACCTCACGCCCGCCGGAGACACCCGCGGCAGCCTGGTCAATCGCGGTACCGCCGAATGCATCGAAATCTGGAACCTGGTGTTCATCCAGTACAACGCGAACCCCGACGGCACCTTCTCGCCGCTGCCGGCGCGGCATGTAGACACCGGCATGGGCTTTGAGCGGGTCACCTCCATTCTGCAGGGCACGAAGGGATTCACGGATTTCGTCAACGCCCGCATCTCCAACTATGAGACGGACATCTTTCGTCCGATCTTTGACGAACTGGAGCGGCTGAGCGGGCGGCGCTACGGCTCGACCCTGCCGCGTCCGGGGAGCACGGGGGACACCGACCTGGAGCGCGGTGACGTCGCGTTTCGCGTCATTGCCGATCACCTCCGCACCCTGACGTTTGCCGTGGCCGACGGCATCCAGCCCGGCAACACGGACCGCAACTATGTACTGCGGCGCATCCTGCGGCGGGCCGTCCGCTACGGGCGCACCCTGGGGCTGCACGAGCCGTTCTTCTTCAAGCTCGTGGATGTCCTGGCGGCCACGATGGGCGGGGTCTTCCCGGAGCTCCGCACGAAGCAGGGGCATGTGAAGGAGGTGCTGCGCCGCGAGGAGGAGGCGTTCAACCGGACGTTGGACCGGGGGATCACCTTGTTTGAGCAGGAGGCGTCCCGGATTCAGGACGTGACGGCCCGGGCTCCCCGGATCGGCGGCGCGTTTGCGTTCCGGCTCTACGATACGTACGGCTTCCCCCTCGACCTGACGGAGTTGATGGCCCGCGAGCGGGGTCTGACCGTGGACACGGCGGGCTTCGAGGTCCTGATGGAGGAGCAGCGGGCGCGGGCGCGGGCGGCGCAGAAGAAGACGGTGGTTGAGTTGTCCCAACTGGAGCGTCCGATGCCCACGAAGTTTGTGGGGTATGAGACGCTGGAGACCCCGGCGACGGTCCTGGATGTGGTGCGGGTGAAGGACCGGGTGGCCGTCGTCCTCGACACGTCGAGTTGCTATGCGGAAATGGGCGGGCAGGTTGGCGACACGGCGGATCTGGGCGGCGGCGGGGAGCTCTGGCGGGTGGGCGATACCCAGAAAACCGGCCACACCTGGCTGCACTTCCTGGAGGCGGACGGGGCGCCGCTCGAATCGGCCCCGGCCGTGGGCGCGACCGTGACGCTTTCCGTGCACTCCGGCCGCCGCGCCGCCATCCAGCGCCACCACACGGTCACCCACCTGCTGCACTGGGCCCTTCACGAGGTGGTCGGACCCGGGGCCTCGCAGAAGGGGTCCTCGGTCACGGCCGCAAAGCTGACCTTCGATTTCAACAGCGCCCCGCTGACGCCGGGGCAGGTTGCGGACGTCGAACGGCTGGTCAACGAACGGGTCCTTGAGAATGCTCCGGTGACGTGGACGGAGGTGCCGTATGCCGACGTGCGCGACCGGGGGGACGTGTTGCAGTTCTTCGGCGACCGGTACGGCGACGTGGTGCGAGTGGTCCAGATCGGGGGGGGGCCGGCGGGCCTTGACGGCTTTTCCATGGAGCTTTGCGGCGGAACCCACACCCGGGCGACCGGAGAGATCGGACTGTTTCGTATCGTGAGCGAGAGCGCCATTGCCGCCGGGGTCCGGCGCATCGAGGCGGTCGCCGGGCTGCCGGCCCATGCGGCGGCGCGCCAGGACCTGGAACTCCTCCGCGCGATTGCGGGACGGTTGACCGCGCCGGTGGCGGAACTGGAGAAGCGGATTGAGGCGCTGCTCGCGCACCAGAAATCCCTCGAGCGCCAGATCCACATCGCGCTGCTGCGGAACGCCTCCAATGCCGCCGCGGAGTTGCTCGGGCGCAGCACACTGGCGGGGGACATCCCCCTGATCACGCACAACCTGGGTGACGCCGAGCCGGAGTTCCTCCAGGCGGTCGCCGATGCGCTGAAGGGGCGGTTCCCCGGGGTCCTGGTCCTCGGCGGCGGTGCCCCCGGCGCGGTGACCCTACTGGCCACGGTGGCTCCGGACCTCACGCGACGCGTGCAGGCCGGAAGGTTGATCCAGGCCATCGCCCCGATCGTGGACGGCAAGGGCGGGGGGCGTCCGGAAAGTGCGCGCGGCGGCGGCCGGAATGCCGCGAAGCTGGATGAGGCGCTGGCCCGCGTGCGACCCCTGCTGGAGGCGGCGGCGTCCTGATCCGTACCGACCCGAACCCACACTCCATGGCGGCCCCCCTGGATCACCTCGCGGTTTTTGGCCTGGGAAAACTCGGAGCCTGCATCGCGGCCACGCTGGCGGCGCGAGGGTGCCGGGTGCTCGGCGTGGACGTGGACCCGGAAAAGGTCCGGAGGATCAACGCAGGGGAGGCTCCGGTGGATGAGCCGCTGCTGCCGGAGACCCTGCGCGAAGCCGGATCCCGGTTGCGGGCCACGATGGAACCGGTCGAGGCGGTGGAAGCGGACGCCTCGTTCTACATTCCGCCGTCCCCAAGCCTTCCCGACGGAAGTTTTTCCACGGAGTTTCTCGTGCGGGCGATGACCCCGATGGCTCGGGCGCTGCGGGATGCCGGGCGCCGGGGACATCTGTTCGTCGTCAATTCCACGACGACGCCGGGTGCGATGCAGGAGGTGATCCGTCCCCTGCTGGAGCGGGAGACCGGGTGGACCTGCGGACGGGATTTTGGGCTGTGCTACAACCCCGAGTTCATCGCGCTTGGCAATGTGATCCGGGGCCTGCTGGAGCCGGACCTTGTGTTGATCGGCGAATCGGATCCGGAGAGCGGCGGCCGGCTCGAAGCCCTGTACCGGCGCTACAACACCAACCGGCCGGCGATCGAGCGGATGTCCCTGACGAGCGCCGAACTGGCCAAGATCTCGGTGAACAGCTTCATCACGATGAAGATCAGCTTCACCAACCAGCTCCGGCTGCTGGCCGGGCGGCTGCCGGAGGCGGACATTCACGCGATCCTCGCCGCCATTGGCTCGGATTCCCGCATTGGTGCCAAGTACCTCCGCGCGGGCCTCAGCTATGGCGGACCCTGCTTTCCCCGCGACAACCGGCTGGTCGCCCACACGGCCCGCCGTCTGGGGCTGGAGGCACCCCTTGCCGAGGCGACCGACCGGGTGAACGAGCTGGCGCGGGCCGATCTGCTCGAGCAGGTGCTGCTCGCCAACCCGGGTGCCAGCACGATCGGCATCCTGGGCATGGCCTACCGACCGAACACGGCGATTGTCGAGGAATCCGCGGGCCTGGACCTCGCACAGCGCCTGCGTCAGCGCGGGCTGCGGGTGCTCGTCCACGATGTCCAGGCCGGTCCCGCGAACTGTCCCGACCTCCGGGCCTTCGAGTGCTTCGACTCCGTGGACGCATTGCTGCAGGACCCGCACCTCGGTGCGGTGATCCTCTGCTGCCCCTGGCCGGCCTATCGCGGCCTTCGCCTGCCGCCCGGGGTCGCGGCGGTGGATCCGTGGGGCGTGCTTGAGCCGGCGGACGCGGACTGAATCGCGGGAGTTCCGGTGGTCCGGAGTTGTTCTTCCGGGGTGGACTTCCTTTGAACGTCGTCAAAGTTGGTTCGTCCGATTGCTCGACGTCACCCGTCCGCTTCTGGTTGGCTCCGGCGTCCGCTTTTCACCATTCTGTCATGTCCCTGAACGTCTCCGAGGAACTATCCGGCCGGCTCCAGGCTGCCGCCGAGCATCTGCAGCGGGTCCGCATCGAGGTCGGACGCGTCATTGTTGGCCAGCGCGAGCTCGTGCATCGCCTGTTGGTGGGACTGGTCGCCCGCGGCCACATCCTGCTGGAAGGCCTGCCCGGCCTTGCGAAGACGGCCAGCGTCAGCGCACTCGCGCGCGCCACGCACTGCCAGTTCGCGCGGATCCAGTTCACACCCGACCTGCTGCCCGGCGACATCACCGGAACCCTGATCTATGACCCGGTGCAGGGCACTTACTCCACCCGTATGGGGCCCATTTTCGCCAACCTGGTGCTTGCCGACGAAATCAACCGCGCACCGTCGAAGGTGCAGTCTGCGCTGCTGGAGGCCATGCAGGAACGCCAGACCACGATCGGGGACAAGACGTGGCCGCTTCCGGAACCGTTTCTGGTGCTGGCCACGCAGAATCCCATCGAGCAGGAGGGCACCTACCCGTTGCCGGAGGCGCAGATGGACCGGTTCATGTTGAAGGTGATCGTCGGCTACCCCAGCGCGGAGGAGGAGCTGGTGATCCTGGACCGGATGGCCTCCACACGCCCCTCGTTCCACCTCGATGCCGTCGTCTCGCCGGAGGAGATTGTGGGGTACCAGGATCTGTTGAACCGGATCCACGTGGACCCGCTGGTGCGCGACTACGTGGTCCGGTTGGTGGTGGCCACGCGCGATGCCGCGGCGGGCCGCGGGGTGGCGCCCGACCTCAAGCGCCTGGTGCGCATTGGCGCAAGTCCCCGTGCCACGATCAACCTTGCGCTCGCCGCCCGCGCCTGCGCGCTGCTGGAAGGCCGGGATCACGTGACGCCCGACGATGTCAAGCTCATCGCCCCGGATGTCCTGAGGCATCGGATCCTGCTGACCTACGAGGCCGAGGCTGAGGACATCGGGACCGAAAGCATCGTCCAGACGCTGCTCGGCAAAGTGAAGGTGCCCTGAGGGATCCCCGCCCCCCGCATGCTGCCTGCCGATTATCTTCAGCGGCTCCGGATGGTGGAGCTCCGCGCCCGGCTGGTCAGCGAGCAGCTCATGGGCGGGCGGCTGGTCAGCGTGTTCAAGGGGCGCGGCATGGATTTTGCCGATGTGCGCGAGTACGTGCCCGGGGATGACGTCCGGCGCATTGACTGGAATGTCACCGCGCGACTTCGGAAGCCCTTCATCAAGCGTCACGTCGAGGAGCGCGAGCTGGTGGTCCTGCTGCTGGTGGACGTGTCCGCCAGCGGTCACTTCGGGACGGCGTCGGGGGAGTCTGCGGAGGCCGCCACCAAGCGCGAACTGGCGGCCGTGCTGGCGGGGGCTCTTGCCTTCAGCGCCATTCGCAACGGGGACCGGGTGGGGCTGCTTTTGTTCACCGACCGCGTCGAGCGTTACGTGCCCCCGCGCAAGACCCGGTCGCACGTGACGCGCCTGTTGCACGAGTTGTTGTTCACCGTGCCGCGGTCCACGGGCACCTCGCTTACCACGGCGGTGAACTTCCTGAACAACCTGCTGCACCGTCCGGCCCTGGTGTTTGTGCTCTCCGACTTTCACGATCCGGCCGGGGAACAATGGCAACGGTCGCTGGCCGCGACGAACCAGCGCCACGAGGTGATCGCGCTGCGCACGGTGGATCGCCGCGAGCTGGAGCTGCCGGATGTGGGGCTGGCGCTCGTGCAGGACGCCGAAAGCGGCGAACTGCTGGAACTGGACACCGCCGATCCCGCGGTGCGGGAGGCCTGGGCGGCCGCGGCCGACGAGCGGACCCGTGAACTCGTCATGACCTTCCGGCGTTGCCGGATTCCCGAAATGGAGGTCCGCACCGACCAGCCGTGGCTGCACCGCCTCCAAAAATTCCTCGACCAGTCGGCCAAGCGCCGCGTGGCGTGACGATCCCCTTCCCGGACCCGTGAATCGCACCGCCCTGATCGAGGACCTCACGCTGTTGCCGCTGCCGCCCTGGTGGCAGTCGCCCTGGGCGGTTGCGGGGATCCTGATCGCGATCCTGGCTCTCGGAGCCCTCGGCTGGTGGCTGTGGCGACGGGCGCAGGGCCGCCGCCTCCCGGTGCCGGTGCGGGTGCCTGAACCGGACCGGGTCCCGGAATTTCTGGAACGGCTTGAAGCCCTGCGTGGACGGCGCGGGGACTTGAGCGCGCACGACTTCGCTTTTGAGTGTTCGGAGGTGCTCCGGGAGTTCGTGGAGTGGCGTCACCGGCTCGCCATCCGGTTCCAGACCACCCGGGAGTTTCTCGATGCGGCGGCCTGTCACGCGTCGCTCGCCGCTCCCCAGCGGGAGCGGCTTGGGGAGTACCTGAGGTCCTGCGATCTCCTGAAGTTTGCCCGCCGGGACGCGACGCTTGAGGAGGAGGAACGCCTCGTGGATGCCGCTGTCGGTCTGGTGCGGCAGGGAGGGGCCCGATGATGCGGATCTGGGGCGCCGCCCTCCCCGGCCTGGAGGGCTTTGAGTTTCAGCATCCGTGGGTGCTCCTGTTGCTCCTGCTGCTGCCACCCCTGGCCTGGTGGTGCGGTGCCCGCGGGCCCTTGCCCACGGTGCCGGTCCCTTCGCTGCAGGGGGTGCGGCATCTGGGCACGGTGCCCCGGCGTCATCGCGGTGCCCTGCGTTGGTTCGGCCTGCTCCTGCCCGTCGCGCTTTGCATCGTGGCGCTGGCCCGCCCGCGTCTGCCCCGCGGTGATCTGCCCGATCCCAGCCGGGGCATTGACATCCTCCTCACCCTCGACTTCTCGCGGTCCATGGCGGAGACCGATTTTCGCCTGAGGAATCGCCGGGTGAGCCGTCACGAGGCCCTCGTGTCCGTCACCGGCGACTTCATCAAGGGACGCCCCAATGACCGCATCGGCATCGTCTGCTTTGCCCGGACCCCGTGGCTTGTCAGCCCGCTGACCCTGGATCATGAGTGGGCGATGTCCTCCCTCAAGGAGGCCGAGTTGGCCACCGGGACCGGCATCGGCTGGGCCATCGCCGCTTCGACGACCTTCCTCAAGCACGACAGCGACCGCAACAAGGTGATCATCCTGATCACGGATGGCGACAACTCCGCGGGCCCCAAGCCGTTCGACATGGCGCCGCTGGCGGTGAAGGAGAACATCCGCGTGTACACCATCCTGATCGGCCCCGAGATGGTGACCCCGTCCATGGCGGCCAACCACGAATTGAACAAGGTCGCGCGGTTGACGGGCGGGCAGTTCTTTCAGGCCCAGGACGCCAATGCCCTGGAGAACATTTTCGCCGCCATCGAAAAGCTGGAGAAGCGTGACCTCGTCCAGAAGCGCTTCGTGAGCTGGAGGGAGCTCTATCCGTGGTTCCTGTGGACTGCGGCGGCCGTCTGGCTGGTGCAGTTGGCGGCGGACGAGGTGGTCCGGAGGCGCATCCCATGAAGTTTGCCCACCCGCTGTTCCTGTACCTGCTCCCGGTGTCACTCGGCCTCCTGGCGTGGGCTTTGGTCTGGGCGCGCCGGCGTCGCGAGCGGCTGCGGACGGTGTTTACCGGCGGGGGGGAACGCCCCTGGGCGCGTCCCAACGGGCCGTCCGGTGCACGGACCGCCGACGTTGCCCTGACACTGGCCGCGTTTGCATTCCTGATGCTGGCGCTGGCGCGCCCGCTCTGGTTCCAGCCGGACCAGAAGAACGAACTGCGCGGCGTGCCGTACCTCATCGCGCTCGATGCCTCGCGCTCCATGCTGGCGACGGATGTCCGGCCGTCGCGCTGGGCGGCGACCACCAATGCCCTCGACCGGTTCCTTCTCGAGACGCGCGCCGACCAGGTCGGATTGCTCACGTTCAGCGGCGTCGCCTACCTGAACGCCCCGCTGACCTTCGACACCCTCGCACTCCGGACCATGCTCCGGTACCTCGACCCCAACGTGCTGGAGGATCCCGGCAGTTCCCTGGCCTCGGCGCTGGAGCGGGCGGGCCGCTATTTCGAGACCAACCAGGTGCATCCCCGCCTCGTGCTCCTGATTTCCGACGGGGAAGACCTCGCGGGTAACCCCGTGGAGGCGGCGCGGCAGTTTTCGCGCCAGTTCCGCATGAAGGTGTGCACCGTCGGCGTGGGTACCGCCGCCGGGGCCAAGGTGCCGCTGCTGCGGGGTGGCGCCGCGCGCAACAGCTTCGGTCAGGAGGTGGTCTCGCGTCTGAACGAGAGCAACCTGCAACGCCTCGCCGCGGCCACCGGGGGGCGCTATTTCCGCCTCGGCGATCGCGGACAGGGGCTCCAGGAGTTCCGCGATACCGTGCTGATCCCGACCACCGAGTCGGTCGCGCGCCAGGATCTCAAGAACTACCGCGAAGGCTATGCCGTGCCGCTCACGCTGGCCATCGCCTGCCTTGTGGGCAAGATTGTGCTGGCCGCCGGACGGCGGACCCGTCCGCGGACCCTCCCAGGAATTCACGGCGAGGCCGCCGTCCCGTCCCCGAGATGAACGCCGTGCTCCGCCCACTCGATTTTTCGCCATACCGCCGCCGGGTGGTGGGCGTCCTGTCCCCGCTGCTTGCCGCCGCCGCCGTGGCGTTGACCCCGGACATCCCCGCGCTGCAGCAGGACATCCTTGAGGGCCGTGCGGCCGCGGCCCTGGGCATCCTTGAGGCGGCACTGGAGCGGGATCCCGACAATCCGAGGCTCCTGTACGACCACGGGGTGGCGGCCTATGCCGCCGGACGTTTTGAGGAGGCCCTGTTGTCCTTCGACCGGGCGGAGACCTCGGGTCGGAAGTGGCTTTCGAGGCGCGCCCGGTTCCAGATGGGCAACGCCGGGTATCGCATCGGGCTGGAGGCCCGGGCGACGAATTTGGAGGAGACCATAGCGCGCTGGCGGGAATCGCTCAGGGACTTTGCCGAGGTCCTGAAGGACTCCGAGGATCCGCGGGCGCGGGACAATTTCGAGTTTGTCCGGCGTGAGCTGCTGGCCCTGCTGCTTGCGGATGCCCGTCGCAACCAGACCGAAGCCCGGCAGCCGGGTCAGGCCCCGGGCGAGCGCATTGAGAAACTCCGGAATGCCTTCGAGCGCTTCACCGATGCGCAGGAGACGGATCCGGACAACGCCGAAGCCCAGCAGGGTGAACAGGAGACCCGTGCGGAGCTCGCGGCTGCCCTCGCGATGGAAGGCAGCCGGAAATCCCAGAGCGTCCGACTCGTGCAGCCGCGTCCGAACGAGGCGCCGGTGCCGCGTCCCGACTACAAGGAGATCGGCGAGGGTGTCGCGATGCTGGAGGACGCCACGACCCTGCAGCCGGAGAATGAGGCGATCGAGAAGGCGCTGGAGCAGGGCCGGGAGCGGCTGGCCAATGCGCTGACGTTCAACGCCCGGATCCTGATGGCGCAGGAGCTGCAGATGCCCTGGCCCAAGGAAAAGCTGGCCATTTTGCGGATGGCCAAGGAGCTGGTCGAAAAGGCGCTCGACGAGGTGCCGCAGTTCCGTCCGGCGGAGGAAACCCTCGAGGCGGTGAACCGGCGGCTGGCGGAAGTGATGGAGGAGCAGGCCGACCAGCTCGTCGAGCAGACCCCGCAGGGCAACCTGGAACAGCAGGCCCAGTGGTTGAGCCAGGCGCTGGATTTTTACCAGCAGGCTTCAGACCTCCAGCCGCAGAATGACGGCCTGCCCCAGAAGGCGGAAAGCACCCAGAGCCAGCTCGCGTCGGCGTTGTCGCGCCTGGCGGACCGGCTGATGAAGGCGCCGTCCCGCGAGTCGCTCGAACAGCAGGCCGCGCGGCTTGAGGGCGCGCAGCAGGCCCTCCAGCAGTTGATGGGGCTGGAGCCCTCGGAGGAGACCGCCGGCAAGGCGGAGCAGGTGGGCAAGGAGCTCGACGGGGTCCGACAGCAACTGGCCGAGGAGGGACCGCCGATGCCCATGCCGGGCGAGGGCAACCCCCAGTTGGTCCAGCAGTTGCAGCAGCAGATGGGCCCGCCCATGGATGCCCCGCCCCGGCCCAACACACCCGGCGCCAAGGGACCCTGGCAATCCCCGGCCATGAACCGGACCCAGGACTATTGATAGGGCCGGGCGGTCTGCAGGACCTCCTCTGTGCGGCTGGCGATTGCCCCGGAAGAAAGGTCCTCGTCGCGGCCGACAGGCTCGCTGGGAGCCGGTCGCTCTTCGGCGTCGGCAAGGCCGGCATCAATGCTCTGCCGGAGCGCCTGAGCAAGGGGGACTCGATCCGAGAGGGGAAGTGCCATCGCCTCGGTGGTGATTTGCTGCAAAGAATCCAATAGGTTTGGTTGAGCTGTTCGCCATCCGGGCCGGGCTTCAGGGCGTTACCTGGCGGCGAACTCCGGTCCCGCGTACGACTCTAGGAATCCGCACGCCGAACAGCGAAAGACCCCCACTGGAAGGCACTTGTCCGGCGGACCCTTCCGGGTCTGCCGGAACAGCCGGCCGACCATCTCCGGCATCCCTTCGACCCAGGTGCTGACGACCCGGTTGGGGCCCTCTCTTCCGTAAATGAAGCCCTGCACCATTTCGCCGTTGCACTTGGGGCACCGACTCGTTCCCGCGCTCATGTCAGAAACTCCAAAGGGTTGTTGTCGCAGGCCGTCTTCCGACGACTCACCGCAGGGTCAGCAACCGCTGGCTTTTGAGTCAAGACTCCGATCCAGGTGTCCATCCGCGGATCGCTGCGCGGCCACGAGCGTGCCAACCAACAGGTCTTTGATTTCCATATTGCTTGAGGGATGGATAAACCGCTTCCGCCATAGCCCACCGACTAATCGGGAAGGGTTCACCGGAGATCAGGAAAAAGGGCGGCGACCGCAACCGGCCGCCGCCCTTGAAGCGATGTCCGGGTCCGGCCTACTGGCCGACCACCTGGAGGAAGGCCCCGTCCCCGTCGGCGGCCAACGAAGCGGTCCGCTCATTCGTGGTGAGCACCTCGGTCCAGGTGGCGGCCGTCAGGCTGGTGCGGCGCTCCACCCGGAACGGCGGGTTCCCGCCGGTCCAGTTCAGGACGAGATTGGCACCATCGAGCACCGCGGTGGCCCCGATCCCGCCGCCACCGCCCACGCCGGGGGTTGGATCGTCCTTGGGATCCGGATGCGAGATGACCGTGTAGAAGTTGATCTCGCCGGGCGAGTTGGCGCCCGCCGCCGGATTGTTCTCAAGGTTGATCTCGCCCTTGGCCGCCACCAGGAGCTGCTTCGTCGTCATCGCCAGGCTCATCTGGAAGGTGCGGATGCCCCCCGTTTCGGCGGCGTTGATGAAGGGAAGGAAGCTGGCCGTCAGCGGCGTGATCGTCCGGGTGGCCGGATCGAGGGCAAACACCCGCGCGGCCACCTGCTGCAGTTCGTAGCCATCGGGACGCGCCACCCAGCTCACCAGGACGCGGCCCAGCGCGTCCACGGCCACCGTGGCCCGATCGAAGTCGCCTCGGAATCCGGCCTCGCTCACTTCGGCGACGGCCACGAATTCGCGGGTCTGCGCATTCCAGGCCGCCACCCGGACGACGGTCGCGTTGGCGACCTTGCCGGCGAGGAAGACGTAGGGATGATTGATGTGACCGGCGATCCGGGTGCCGTCGCCGCGTCCGCGGTCAAAGCTTTCCCCGGAGGTCGCCTGGTCCACCGAACCCTGCAACGCACCGTCGTTCCCGTAGAAATACAGCATTCCTTGAACGCGGACCACGAAGCCCCCCTTGAAGGCCGCCACGTTGGACCAGAGGTCCCCGGGCGCGACGAGGAAGCTTTCCACCACCACGGAGCCGTCCGGAGCAAAGATCGTCGCCACGGCCGCGGTTCCGTCGGGATGCACCACCAGGGAACGGTCCTCGACGACCGAGACGAAGTTTCCGTTGTCCAGCGCGACGATGTCGCCGCCGAACCGCGTGATCTGGTTGTTGGGTGCGGCGCCCGAGGTCAGGCGGCCGTTGGACGAATCCAGCGCCTTGCTCAGCGGGGTCTGGGTGAGGGTGACCGGATCCAGCTCGTAGGTCTGCACCGTTGCGTAGCGGCCGTCCTCCAGACGGTCATAGCCGAGGCTCCACCGGGCGTCGGCAAACGCGGCCACGACGTGGGGCGAGGCCTCGCCACCCGCCATGAAGTGCACCGCGCCCGGCCGCATGTCACCGGCCACGCGACCGGGATTGCCATTCTGCCGCGAGGCATTGATCACCCCGCGATAGGGCGTGCCGTTGTCCGCGAAAAATGCCTCGCCCAGCTTCATGGGCCCTCCGTCCGCGGGTTGGAGGGC belongs to Verrucomicrobiia bacterium and includes:
- a CDS encoding acetylornithine transaminase, yielding MRDLVPSPPPLHHNEHAEVRELFRRFVVPSYGRFDLVLSHGAGSNVWDVSGRRYLDLGGGIAVCALGHAHPEITEALVAQSRRLVHVSNLYYHGPQGRLAERLVREIGPGKVFFCNSGAEANEGLYKLARRFGHDEGRFEILTAVNSFHGRTLGGIAASGQDKVKHGFEPIIPGFRHVPFNDLDAVRAALSPATAAVLIEGIQGEGGITPATAAYLAGLRRLCDEHRLLLLMDSVQCGHFRTGRFQSFQRILEGFSGAEAFLPDGISMAKSLGGGFPIGAFWVRSEAQGVPLADLFGPGTHGTTYGGGPLGCAVALRILDVIEREGLAAHVRTTGDWIQAQLGELATAFPGVVHGVRGLGFMLGLELRSREEIPAFARDERPASTQLVLRLQEAGVLTIPSGARVVRLLPALNLSRAQAEEGITLLKQVVGACA
- the alaS gene encoding alanine--tRNA ligase; translation: MTSAEIRQSFLEFFRSKQHTIVPGASLMPGSPNLLFTNAGMNQFVPIFLGERAADVSRWAGAVPGSDTRATDTQKCIRAGGKHNDLDDVGLDTYHHTFFEMLGNWSFGDYFKREAIEWAWELVVERWKFPAERLYATIYQPDVAQGDPGGRDEEAWNCWAERFRSRGLDPEVHIVNGGRKDNFWMMGETGPCGPCSELHVDLTPAGDTRGSLVNRGTAECIEIWNLVFIQYNANPDGTFSPLPARHVDTGMGFERVTSILQGTKGFTDFVNARISNYETDIFRPIFDELERLSGRRYGSTLPRPGSTGDTDLERGDVAFRVIADHLRTLTFAVADGIQPGNTDRNYVLRRILRRAVRYGRTLGLHEPFFFKLVDVLAATMGGVFPELRTKQGHVKEVLRREEEAFNRTLDRGITLFEQEASRIQDVTARAPRIGGAFAFRLYDTYGFPLDLTELMARERGLTVDTAGFEVLMEEQRARARAAQKKTVVELSQLERPMPTKFVGYETLETPATVLDVVRVKDRVAVVLDTSSCYAEMGGQVGDTADLGGGGELWRVGDTQKTGHTWLHFLEADGAPLESAPAVGATVTLSVHSGRRAAIQRHHTVTHLLHWALHEVVGPGASQKGSSVTAAKLTFDFNSAPLTPGQVADVERLVNERVLENAPVTWTEVPYADVRDRGDVLQFFGDRYGDVVRVVQIGGGPAGLDGFSMELCGGTHTRATGEIGLFRIVSESAIAAGVRRIEAVAGLPAHAAARQDLELLRAIAGRLTAPVAELEKRIEALLAHQKSLERQIHIALLRNASNAAAELLGRSTLAGDIPLITHNLGDAEPEFLQAVADALKGRFPGVLVLGGGAPGAVTLLATVAPDLTRRVQAGRLIQAIAPIVDGKGGGRPESARGGGRNAAKLDEALARVRPLLEAAAS
- a CDS encoding nucleotide sugar dehydrogenase, which translates into the protein MAAPLDHLAVFGLGKLGACIAATLAARGCRVLGVDVDPEKVRRINAGEAPVDEPLLPETLREAGSRLRATMEPVEAVEADASFYIPPSPSLPDGSFSTEFLVRAMTPMARALRDAGRRGHLFVVNSTTTPGAMQEVIRPLLERETGWTCGRDFGLCYNPEFIALGNVIRGLLEPDLVLIGESDPESGGRLEALYRRYNTNRPAIERMSLTSAELAKISVNSFITMKISFTNQLRLLAGRLPEADIHAILAAIGSDSRIGAKYLRAGLSYGGPCFPRDNRLVAHTARRLGLEAPLAEATDRVNELARADLLEQVLLANPGASTIGILGMAYRPNTAIVEESAGLDLAQRLRQRGLRVLVHDVQAGPANCPDLRAFECFDSVDALLQDPHLGAVILCCPWPAYRGLRLPPGVAAVDPWGVLEPADAD
- a CDS encoding AAA family ATPase yields the protein MSLNVSEELSGRLQAAAEHLQRVRIEVGRVIVGQRELVHRLLVGLVARGHILLEGLPGLAKTASVSALARATHCQFARIQFTPDLLPGDITGTLIYDPVQGTYSTRMGPIFANLVLADEINRAPSKVQSALLEAMQERQTTIGDKTWPLPEPFLVLATQNPIEQEGTYPLPEAQMDRFMLKVIVGYPSAEEELVILDRMASTRPSFHLDAVVSPEEIVGYQDLLNRIHVDPLVRDYVVRLVVATRDAAAGRGVAPDLKRLVRIGASPRATINLALAARACALLEGRDHVTPDDVKLIAPDVLRHRILLTYEAEAEDIGTESIVQTLLGKVKVP
- a CDS encoding DUF58 domain-containing protein, which translates into the protein MLPADYLQRLRMVELRARLVSEQLMGGRLVSVFKGRGMDFADVREYVPGDDVRRIDWNVTARLRKPFIKRHVEERELVVLLLVDVSASGHFGTASGESAEAATKRELAAVLAGALAFSAIRNGDRVGLLLFTDRVERYVPPRKTRSHVTRLLHELLFTVPRSTGTSLTTAVNFLNNLLHRPALVFVLSDFHDPAGEQWQRSLAATNQRHEVIALRTVDRRELELPDVGLALVQDAESGELLELDTADPAVREAWAAAADERTRELVMTFRRCRIPEMEVRTDQPWLHRLQKFLDQSAKRRVA